In one Neobacillus sp. CF12 genomic region, the following are encoded:
- a CDS encoding HpcH/HpaI aldolase/citrate lyase family protein, whose protein sequence is MKYFTYFYEDELETLFFQKPKDFNKYSDRELLSYGLGATLYMPATRPNIHQDLLSKKHEGLTSLVIDLEDAVGDVEVEKAEELLVGELLKLHDEINKKYLTFDDLPLMFIRIRNIEQFKGIKEQLGNAIEMLTGVVLPKFSAESGEALLSEVVNIHTENRPFYAMPILESDKIIQKETRMGELMAIKHLLDRYKNNILNVRIGATDFCGLYGIRRSVDTSVYEIAVLRDCMADIINVFQRSESPYVISGPVWEYFSSKPRMLKPQLRQTPFRERYGDEGLKWRAELIDQNMDGLIKEVLMDIANGLTGKTIIHPTHIKAVQALNVVTYEEYIDACSIVEAEKGENGVKKSNFSNKMNEIKPHLFWAKKVLIKSQLYGVLHEGYTNIDLIKKDVYAYNS, encoded by the coding sequence ATGAAATATTTTACATATTTTTATGAAGATGAACTAGAAACATTATTCTTTCAAAAGCCGAAAGATTTTAACAAATACAGTGATCGAGAGCTTTTATCTTATGGTTTAGGTGCAACACTCTATATGCCGGCAACACGTCCAAATATTCATCAAGATCTCCTTTCAAAAAAGCATGAAGGATTAACTTCACTGGTTATCGACCTCGAAGATGCAGTGGGTGATGTCGAAGTTGAAAAAGCGGAAGAACTGCTAGTTGGGGAATTGTTGAAACTACATGATGAAATCAACAAAAAGTATTTAACGTTTGATGATTTACCGTTAATGTTTATCCGAATTCGGAATATAGAGCAGTTTAAGGGAATCAAGGAACAATTAGGGAATGCCATTGAGATGTTAACGGGAGTAGTGCTGCCGAAGTTTAGTGCGGAATCTGGTGAGGCTTTATTATCTGAGGTTGTGAATATTCACACAGAAAACAGACCTTTCTATGCTATGCCTATTCTTGAAAGTGATAAAATTATCCAAAAAGAAACTAGAATGGGCGAATTAATGGCGATTAAACATCTCCTTGACCGCTATAAAAACAATATTTTGAATGTTCGCATAGGGGCAACTGATTTTTGCGGCTTATATGGAATCCGTAGAAGTGTAGATACCAGTGTCTATGAGATTGCTGTTTTACGAGATTGTATGGCTGATATTATTAATGTTTTTCAACGGTCTGAAAGTCCATATGTCATTTCAGGACCAGTGTGGGAGTATTTCTCATCAAAACCAAGAATGTTGAAGCCCCAGTTAAGACAAACTCCTTTTCGCGAACGTTATGGCGATGAAGGATTGAAATGGCGTGCCGAATTAATTGACCAAAATATGGATGGTCTTATTAAAGAGGTATTAATGGATATTGCAAACGGTTTAACGGGAAAGACGATCATCCATCCGACGCATATTAAAGCAGTTCAGGCCTTGAATGTTGTTACATACGAGGAATATATCGATGCTTGTTCAATCGTAGAAGCAGAAAAAGGAGAAAATGGCGTCAAGAAAAGTAATTTTTCCAATAAGATGAATGAAATTAAGCCACATTTATTTTGGGCAAAAAAGGTATTAATAAAATCTCAGCTTTACGGGGTGCTGCATGAAGGATACACAAATATCGACCTTATCAAAAAAGACGTTTATGCATACAATTCTTGA
- a CDS encoding phosphoribosyltransferase family protein encodes MKDTQISTLSKKTFMHTILDAINVDIEVTANPYQLLLEDLFTMAARINKKRSFLFVSKVLGKHLPIHPQKGLLAAALLATRYAESIKGLNVQAKEKLVRTFGQKEPKFQSGAFISNSVNPVVIGFAETATALGHAFFDCFEKGEYFHTTREEITSLTPCITFEEEHSHATSHRCYIPIDMINNDREIILVDDEMTTGKTAINIIESIHARFPRDEYSVVSILDWRSEENKQRFTEVERTLGITINIVSLISGKVQVEESGKLIEQTQQHDTYQDTASSIKVVSLSDFFEGVCPAASNKTPLIRETGRFGIESSKNKELHKKISSASAVLREHRTGVNTLCLGTGEFMYIPMKLAAEMGGNVFYQSTTRSPIYIQNIKGYGARFGNSFPNPEDLDVVHFVYNIPPGEYDELFVFFEREVSAENLQLLLKQIENSQIKSIKIVFFSH; translated from the coding sequence ATGAAGGATACACAAATATCGACCTTATCAAAAAAGACGTTTATGCATACAATTCTTGATGCCATTAACGTGGACATTGAAGTAACTGCTAACCCATATCAGTTACTGCTTGAAGATCTGTTTACAATGGCTGCAAGAATCAATAAAAAACGTTCGTTTTTATTTGTTAGTAAAGTTCTTGGGAAGCATTTGCCGATTCATCCACAAAAAGGACTTTTAGCAGCCGCATTACTTGCTACTAGATACGCAGAAAGTATAAAAGGCTTGAATGTTCAAGCAAAAGAAAAACTAGTCCGAACTTTTGGTCAAAAAGAGCCAAAATTCCAGAGCGGTGCGTTTATCTCAAATTCAGTTAATCCGGTTGTTATTGGATTTGCTGAAACGGCAACGGCGCTCGGACACGCTTTTTTTGATTGCTTCGAAAAGGGCGAGTATTTTCACACAACGAGGGAAGAGATTACTAGTCTGACACCATGTATTACCTTTGAAGAAGAGCATTCTCATGCTACCTCGCATCGCTGCTATATTCCGATTGACATGATTAATAATGATCGTGAAATCATTTTAGTAGATGATGAAATGACTACTGGAAAAACAGCAATTAATATTATTGAATCTATCCATGCCAGGTTTCCTAGGGATGAATATAGTGTTGTTTCTATTTTGGATTGGCGCTCAGAAGAGAACAAACAACGGTTTACAGAGGTAGAAAGAACACTTGGGATAACCATAAACATCGTAAGTTTAATAAGTGGCAAGGTTCAAGTTGAAGAGAGTGGTAAACTTATAGAACAAACTCAACAACATGATACATACCAAGATACTGCATCATCCATTAAAGTCGTATCATTATCTGATTTTTTTGAAGGTGTATGTCCTGCAGCAAGTAACAAAACACCTCTTATCAGAGAAACTGGCCGCTTTGGCATTGAGAGCAGCAAGAATAAAGAGCTTCATAAAAAAATTAGTTCTGCATCTGCTGTGCTAAGAGAACACAGGACTGGGGTTAATACGCTTTGTTTAGGCACCGGAGAATTCATGTATATCCCCATGAAGTTAGCGGCAGAAATGGGTGGAAATGTCTTCTATCAATCAACCACTAGAAGTCCAATATATATCCAGAATATCAAAGGTTATGGTGCCAGATTTGGGAACAGTTTTCCTAATCCAGAGGATCTGGACGTAGTTCATTTTGTTTACAATATTCCTCCAGGGGAATATGATGAACTGTTTGTATTTTTCGAGAGAGAAGTATCTGCTGAAAATCTTCAGTTGCTGCTAAAACAAATTGAAAACTCACAGATTAAGTCGATTAAAATCGTCTTTTTCTCGCATTAA
- a CDS encoding cysteine protease StiP family protein, producing the protein MSTITNQPAKIGSYPEDDVLFLLKDLSHIELEDSTVNREIRVQSGQHYSESLPIEYQPPKEYVDLFWSTSSEYKKKVALCVGIVAEQIYKRKGNQTILVSLARAGTPVGILIKRYLTLRYNLSIPHYSVSIIRDRGIDENALHYILSKHPEGNLQFVDGWTGKGAISIELTKACREFEEKYQTMLDDNLAVIADPGYCTTLFGTREDFLIPSACLNSTVSGLVSRTVLNTQYIGKNDFHGAKYYRELTSSDVSNEYIELITAEFPAIMEEAKVIASQRVSEEIQTEFLGMQDVKNIQAKFEIESTNYIKPGVGETTRVLLRRVPWKILMRDPSSPFVKHILMLAEEKGVEVMPYPEMNYLCMGLIKSVKGSGK; encoded by the coding sequence ATGTCAACCATAACCAATCAGCCTGCTAAAATAGGAAGCTATCCAGAGGATGATGTTCTATTTCTATTAAAGGATTTAAGTCATATTGAACTCGAGGATTCCACTGTAAATCGGGAAATAAGAGTTCAATCTGGTCAGCATTACAGTGAGTCACTGCCCATCGAATACCAGCCTCCAAAGGAATATGTAGATTTGTTTTGGAGTACCAGCAGTGAATATAAAAAGAAGGTAGCCCTATGCGTTGGAATTGTGGCAGAGCAGATTTATAAGCGTAAAGGGAATCAAACAATCCTTGTATCACTTGCTAGGGCAGGAACACCCGTTGGAATTCTCATAAAACGATATCTTACTTTGCGTTACAACCTATCTATCCCACATTATAGTGTTTCTATTATCCGTGATAGAGGAATAGATGAGAATGCTCTTCACTATATCCTTTCTAAACATCCCGAAGGCAATCTTCAGTTCGTAGATGGCTGGACAGGAAAAGGGGCCATTTCGATAGAATTAACAAAAGCATGCAGGGAGTTTGAAGAGAAATATCAAACCATGCTTGATGATAATTTAGCTGTCATTGCCGACCCAGGTTATTGTACAACGCTTTTTGGTACGAGGGAAGACTTCCTGATTCCAAGTGCTTGTTTAAACTCGACTGTCTCTGGCCTTGTAAGCCGGACTGTATTAAACACGCAGTATATCGGTAAAAACGATTTTCATGGTGCTAAATATTATCGGGAACTTACTTCGAGCGATGTTTCCAATGAATATATCGAATTGATTACAGCGGAATTTCCAGCCATCATGGAGGAAGCTAAAGTAATTGCTTCACAAAGAGTATCCGAAGAAATACAAACGGAGTTCTTGGGAATGCAGGATGTAAAAAACATCCAAGCAAAGTTTGAAATTGAAAGTACCAATTATATTAAGCCAGGAGTTGGCGAAACCACACGTGTACTTCTTCGAAGAGTCCCATGGAAAATCCTAATGCGTGATCCATCCAGCCCATTTGTGAAACATATTCTTATGCTAGCCGAAGAAAAAGGTGTTGAAGTGATGCCATATCCGGAAATGAATTATTTGTGCATGGGCTTAATTAAATCGGTTAAGGGGTCAGGAAAATGA
- a CDS encoding YceG family protein encodes MNLPYNQMNVRPVSLSYENWLDLLKMPLSERPEFSIDKGTIQIGQVLGKFLGIPIDSDEYYNQLFDYVSGPEPCLLLLSDESLNKNIDNQHFQSIQKVLNISQEQKLSINRFTAFLDGEQLLYKSKIPAIHRKIREAMISTLELFTQREKDGLKNHELRRVLVDVIKWSINHLNPLLESIDLQKEMPKFLWYGDMKRSQPYFLYYLMKLGCDLVIFHPEGTDVLAGFLDEEIFTHQFPNKLQAEPFPKERRNRQTTVAYRASREIESILNQEGSGLYKPWQLREYTPSSITLKTTYDELFILGKEIAMVRPGFEVEKSQVKIPSLFAKIQGVSKNRKEYWDRIQNLAEFEHSMLIRQLPFTWSSSNDFRFHYRNALAKDGLLNPEVMMQSHYWPYSFLPTGLQKGIANAIRRICEKPGLKSLPGESMEEVSIYLFSQAMFTPKEIIQLMEKFDYSQHVPKLIIYNNECRGILSRSDAALILLLNQFGIDIIVYNPPGHNDIENFLHDSLFDTHWLEDVVFELEYKEPFKLKNKFFKGILKNLRGD; translated from the coding sequence ATGAATTTACCATACAACCAAATGAATGTCCGACCTGTATCCCTTTCATATGAAAATTGGCTTGATTTGCTGAAAATGCCCCTGTCAGAACGGCCAGAATTTTCTATAGATAAGGGAACTATTCAGATTGGGCAAGTACTGGGGAAATTCCTAGGAATTCCGATTGACAGTGATGAGTACTATAATCAGCTTTTTGATTATGTCTCAGGACCTGAACCTTGTTTACTTTTATTAAGTGATGAGTCACTAAATAAAAATATTGATAATCAGCACTTTCAATCGATTCAAAAGGTATTAAATATCAGTCAAGAACAAAAGCTTTCAATCAATCGCTTCACCGCTTTTCTTGATGGTGAGCAACTCCTGTATAAATCTAAAATCCCAGCCATACATCGAAAAATAAGGGAAGCTATGATTTCTACACTCGAACTTTTTACCCAGCGTGAAAAGGACGGACTAAAAAATCATGAATTAAGAAGGGTTCTAGTCGACGTAATTAAATGGTCGATAAACCATTTAAATCCTTTATTGGAGAGCATAGACTTGCAAAAGGAAATGCCAAAATTCTTATGGTATGGCGATATGAAAAGAAGCCAGCCTTATTTTTTATACTATTTAATGAAGCTTGGCTGTGATTTAGTTATTTTTCATCCTGAGGGTACGGATGTCTTGGCAGGATTTCTCGATGAGGAAATCTTTACTCACCAATTTCCCAACAAACTGCAGGCTGAACCCTTTCCAAAAGAAAGAAGAAATCGCCAAACCACTGTCGCCTATCGGGCGTCAAGGGAAATTGAAAGTATTCTCAATCAGGAAGGGTCTGGTTTGTATAAACCATGGCAGTTACGGGAGTATACGCCGTCTTCGATTACTTTAAAAACAACCTATGATGAATTGTTTATTCTTGGAAAAGAAATAGCGATGGTCCGACCAGGCTTTGAGGTGGAGAAGAGTCAGGTGAAAATTCCTTCCCTGTTTGCGAAAATTCAAGGGGTTAGTAAAAATCGAAAAGAGTATTGGGATCGAATTCAAAACCTTGCTGAATTTGAACATAGCATGTTGATTCGCCAACTGCCGTTTACATGGTCAAGCTCTAACGATTTTCGCTTTCATTATCGAAATGCACTTGCGAAAGACGGATTATTGAATCCTGAAGTGATGATGCAGTCTCATTACTGGCCGTATTCTTTTTTACCAACTGGATTACAAAAGGGAATAGCAAATGCGATTCGACGAATTTGTGAAAAGCCGGGTTTAAAGTCGTTACCAGGGGAAAGCATGGAAGAGGTAAGCATTTATTTGTTTAGTCAGGCGATGTTTACTCCAAAAGAAATCATCCAGTTAATGGAGAAATTTGATTACTCTCAGCATGTGCCGAAGTTAATCATTTATAACAATGAGTGCCGCGGTATACTATCACGATCAGATGCAGCCCTTATACTTCTTTTAAACCAATTTGGTATTGATATTATCGTATATAATCCACCTGGACATAACGATATTGAAAATTTCCTTCATGATAGTTTATTTGATACTCACTGGCTTGAGGATGTAGTGTTTGAATTAGAATACAAAGAACCTTTTAAGTTGAAAAATAAGTTTTTTAAAGGAATTTTAAAAAATTTAAGGGGAGATTAA
- a CDS encoding toxic anion resistance protein yields the protein MTTSTDDTLSEAKISDIKLALRKETEVQNLARSIDERDQIKILEFGKEPAVQISRFSDQILGNMRTTKVEDSGELLKQLTKIMDKFDPKDFQKTSTGFFGKLFKKGEKMIEKVFGKYQTMGSEIDKVYVEISKYQHEMVDSTKMLEQMYEQNYQYYMTLEKYVVAGEMKVDELKNNQLPQLEARVAAGDQIASMQLDTLKNSIEALEQRIYDLEMAKMVSLQTAPQIRLLQRGNTKLIGKINSAFVTTIPIFKNGLIQAVAAKRQKLVADSMSELDRRTNEMLLKNAQNISKQSTDIARLAGGPSIKIETIEESWNIIIKGMQETRAIEEENKRLRVEGTKRLEQLQDNFKKLKQQY from the coding sequence ATGACCACATCTACAGATGATACACTGAGCGAAGCTAAGATTTCAGACATTAAACTTGCCCTTCGAAAGGAAACAGAGGTTCAGAATTTGGCCAGGTCTATTGATGAAAGAGACCAGATTAAGATTTTGGAATTTGGTAAAGAACCAGCCGTTCAAATATCTCGTTTTTCTGACCAAATCTTAGGCAATATGCGTACCACAAAAGTGGAAGATTCTGGTGAGCTTTTGAAACAGTTGACCAAAATCATGGATAAGTTCGATCCAAAGGACTTTCAAAAAACATCAACTGGATTTTTTGGAAAGCTCTTTAAAAAGGGCGAAAAGATGATTGAAAAAGTCTTTGGTAAGTACCAAACAATGGGCTCTGAGATTGATAAGGTATACGTGGAAATTTCCAAGTATCAGCATGAAATGGTGGATTCCACGAAAATGCTCGAGCAAATGTATGAGCAAAATTACCAATACTATATGACGCTAGAAAAATATGTAGTTGCGGGTGAAATGAAGGTAGATGAACTTAAAAACAATCAATTACCACAGCTGGAGGCTCGTGTTGCCGCAGGTGATCAGATTGCTTCCATGCAATTGGATACATTGAAAAATTCGATTGAAGCCTTAGAGCAGCGCATTTACGACCTAGAAATGGCGAAAATGGTCTCCCTGCAGACAGCACCACAAATTCGCTTGCTGCAACGAGGAAATACGAAGTTGATTGGAAAAATTAATTCCGCCTTCGTTACCACGATTCCAATTTTTAAGAATGGTCTCATTCAGGCCGTTGCGGCTAAAAGGCAGAAGCTTGTAGCAGATTCAATGAGTGAACTTGACCGCCGCACCAATGAAATGCTTTTGAAGAATGCTCAAAATATTTCTAAACAAAGCACAGACATTGCAAGACTCGCCGGTGGTCCAAGCATTAAAATCGAAACGATTGAGGAATCTTGGAACATTATTATTAAAGGTATGCAAGAAACACGAGCCATTGAAGAGGAAAACAAGCGCCTGCGTGTGGAAGGTACAAAGCGTTTAGAACAGCTGCAGGATAACTTTAAAAAGTTGAAACAACAATACTAA
- a CDS encoding TerD family protein, whose amino-acid sequence MAISLQKGQRVDLTKGNPGLSRIMVGLGWDPVQSGKSGGGGLFGGLFGGGGAGGGANVDCDASVIMLGANDKIQNNNDVIYFGNLKSKDGSVQHSGDNLTGDGDGDDEQVMVDLSRVPASVQKLVFVVNIYDCVKRKQHFGMIRNAFIRVVDPSKNNELIRYNLSDDYSGQTSLVVGEIYRHNTEWKFAAVGTGTTAASLSEVVRSYS is encoded by the coding sequence ATGGCGATTAGCTTACAAAAAGGTCAAAGAGTAGATTTAACAAAAGGAAATCCAGGATTATCTAGAATTATGGTAGGCTTAGGCTGGGACCCAGTTCAAAGCGGTAAAAGCGGCGGCGGCGGTCTTTTCGGCGGATTGTTCGGCGGCGGAGGAGCAGGCGGCGGAGCCAATGTCGACTGTGATGCTTCTGTTATTATGCTTGGAGCAAACGATAAAATTCAAAACAACAATGACGTTATTTATTTCGGTAATCTTAAGAGTAAAGACGGCAGCGTTCAACACTCTGGTGACAACTTAACTGGTGACGGAGACGGTGATGACGAACAAGTAATGGTTGACTTAAGCCGTGTTCCTGCAAGTGTTCAGAAGCTTGTATTTGTTGTTAATATCTATGATTGTGTAAAAAGAAAGCAGCACTTCGGAATGATCCGCAATGCCTTTATTCGAGTAGTGGATCCATCTAAAAATAATGAATTAATCCGTTATAACTTATCGGACGATTACAGCGGTCAAACATCATTAGTAGTTGGCGAAATTTATCGTCACAACACTGAATGGAAGTTTGCTGCAGTCGGAACAGGTACAACAGCTGCAAGCTTAAGTGAAGTAGTTCGTTCTTATTCTTAA
- a CDS encoding TerD family protein, translated as MGINLSKGQRIDLTKTNPGLTKAVIGLGWDTNRYHGGNDFDLDASAFLTDANGRVTQDLDFIFYNNLVHASGGVEHTGDNRTGEGDGDDEQIRIDFSLVPSHVHRIAIAVTIHDADSRNQNFGQVSNAFARLFDEETNREILRFDLGEDFSVETAVVICELYRHGGEWKFNAIGSGFSGGLAALCRNYGLEV; from the coding sequence TTGGGCATCAATTTATCTAAAGGACAAAGAATTGATTTAACGAAAACAAATCCTGGGTTAACGAAGGCGGTTATTGGTCTTGGCTGGGATACAAACCGCTATCATGGCGGAAATGACTTCGACCTTGACGCATCTGCGTTTTTAACAGATGCAAATGGCCGGGTAACGCAGGACTTAGATTTTATATTCTATAATAATTTAGTACACGCATCAGGCGGTGTCGAGCATACAGGCGATAACCGCACCGGTGAGGGTGATGGTGACGACGAACAAATTCGAATTGATTTCAGTTTGGTGCCATCGCATGTACACCGGATTGCAATTGCGGTAACGATTCATGATGCGGATTCCCGAAATCAAAATTTTGGACAGGTTTCCAATGCTTTTGCTCGCTTATTTGACGAAGAAACCAATCGGGAAATTCTCCGATTTGACCTTGGTGAGGACTTTTCCGTCGAAACCGCCGTCGTTATTTGTGAGTTGTATCGTCATGGCGGCGAATGGAAATTCAACGCCATCGGCAGTGGATTCTCAGGTGGATTAGCTGCACTTTGCCGAAATTATGGATTAGAAGTATAA
- a CDS encoding toxin, translating to MRKWVVSSIIAGLFMSMITTSKASFDTITLGEYPRNTELYNFIETESSLQFLNQMILLPKTLFDEKAAAGIINRMANLPETLLEKINQNDITLKLFTGNLTDNQTARYLAGLIPRGYRTQTTWDEVPGIGGAQVVLVKIGHSEKGKGHGSVNLELHEMAHSVDKIVFGNVSKNKEFQLIWEEERGILFPGNSYFILHAEEYFAETFAMYYLDEGTKADLKRLAPQTYDFFQRLH from the coding sequence ATGCGTAAATGGGTCGTTTCCTCCATCATTGCCGGATTATTTATGTCGATGATTACTACTTCTAAAGCCTCATTTGACACCATTACACTTGGTGAATATCCACGAAATACTGAACTCTATAACTTTATTGAAACAGAGTCCTCCCTCCAATTCTTAAACCAAATGATTTTATTACCAAAAACCCTTTTTGATGAAAAAGCAGCTGCAGGAATTATTAATAGAATGGCAAACTTACCAGAAACACTATTAGAAAAAATAAATCAAAATGATATTACGCTTAAGCTTTTTACAGGAAATTTAACCGATAACCAAACGGCTCGCTATTTAGCAGGTCTGATTCCAAGAGGCTATCGTACACAAACAACATGGGATGAAGTCCCGGGAATTGGCGGAGCGCAGGTGGTCTTGGTGAAAATTGGCCACAGTGAAAAAGGAAAAGGGCATGGCTCAGTTAATCTAGAACTACACGAAATGGCACATTCGGTCGATAAAATAGTTTTCGGGAACGTTAGCAAAAATAAAGAATTTCAACTCATCTGGGAAGAGGAGAGAGGAATATTGTTTCCTGGAAATTCTTATTTCATCCTGCACGCTGAGGAATATTTTGCGGAAACTTTTGCGATGTACTATTTAGATGAGGGTACAAAGGCAGATTTGAAAAGACTAGCTCCTCAGACGTATGACTTCTTTCAAAGACTACACTAG
- a CDS encoding thymidylate synthase, with the protein MKQYLELCEHVLKNGHEKGDRTGTGTISTFGYQMRFDLAEGFPLLTTKKLHLKSIIYELLWFLNGDTNVRYLQENGVRIWNEWADENGELGPVYGHQWRSWTGADGTTVDQISELIHQIKTNPNSRRMIVNAWNVAEIDKMALAPCHCLFQFYVSDGKLSCQLYQRSADVFLGVPFNIASYALLTMMIAQVCDLEPGEFVHTFGDVHIYQNHLEQVQLQLGRELRSLPKMKINPNVKDIFSFAFEDFTLEDYNPHPHIKGAVSV; encoded by the coding sequence TTGAAGCAATATTTAGAGTTATGCGAGCATGTTTTGAAAAATGGTCACGAAAAGGGAGATCGTACCGGAACAGGAACGATTAGCACCTTTGGCTACCAAATGAGATTTGATTTAGCTGAAGGTTTTCCGTTACTTACCACGAAAAAGCTTCATTTAAAATCAATTATTTATGAATTGCTATGGTTCTTAAACGGTGATACCAATGTTCGTTACTTACAGGAAAACGGCGTGCGGATTTGGAACGAGTGGGCAGATGAAAACGGGGAACTGGGTCCTGTTTATGGCCATCAATGGCGCTCATGGACGGGCGCTGATGGAACAACTGTAGACCAAATTAGTGAGTTAATCCATCAAATCAAAACCAATCCTAACTCAAGAAGAATGATTGTGAATGCTTGGAATGTGGCGGAGATTGATAAAATGGCGTTGGCTCCATGTCATTGCCTATTCCAGTTTTACGTTTCTGATGGAAAATTATCCTGTCAGCTTTATCAGCGATCTGCTGATGTATTTCTTGGCGTACCGTTCAATATCGCCTCCTATGCGTTATTAACAATGATGATTGCTCAAGTATGTGACTTGGAGCCAGGCGAGTTTGTCCACACTTTTGGGGATGTTCACATTTATCAGAACCATCTTGAACAGGTGCAGTTGCAATTGGGACGAGAGTTGCGCTCATTACCAAAAATGAAGATTAATCCAAACGTAAAAGATATTTTCTCATTTGCCTTTGAAGATTTTACACTTGAAGATTACAATCCACATCCACATATCAAGGGAGCGGTATCAGTATGA
- a CDS encoding dihydrofolate reductase — MISFIVAMDENRVIGKDNQLPWHLPEDLKFFKRTTMGHPIAMGRKTHESIGRALPGRENIVITRQLDYKSNNVTIFYSMEEFVEYCRNQDDEIFVIGGAEIFKETFNYADRLYITHIEEEFDGDTYFPEFNEREWELLSCEKGIKDEKNPYKYEFRIYDRIKKGE; from the coding sequence ATGATTTCATTTATAGTGGCAATGGATGAAAATAGAGTGATTGGCAAAGACAATCAATTGCCGTGGCATTTACCAGAGGATTTAAAATTTTTCAAAAGGACTACAATGGGGCACCCGATTGCAATGGGACGGAAAACGCATGAATCGATTGGACGGGCTCTTCCAGGCAGGGAAAATATCGTAATTACCCGCCAACTGGATTATAAAAGCAACAATGTGACAATTTTCTATTCTATGGAGGAATTTGTTGAATATTGCAGAAATCAAGACGATGAAATTTTTGTAATTGGCGGAGCAGAAATTTTTAAAGAAACATTCAATTACGCAGACCGCCTTTACATAACGCACATCGAGGAAGAGTTTGACGGAGATACGTACTTCCCTGAGTTCAATGAACGCGAGTGGGAGCTTTTATCTTGTGAAAAAGGAATAAAGGATGAGAAAAATCCATATAAATATGAATTTAGGATTTATGATCGCATTAAAAAAGGTGAATAA
- a CDS encoding twin-arginine translocase TatA/TatE family subunit produces the protein MFSNIGIPGLILILTLALIIFGPKKLPEIGRAFGQTLKEFKKSTRELTDDVMKDVEEEKQKLTK, from the coding sequence ATGTTCTCAAATATTGGAATACCAGGATTAATCCTTATCTTAACTCTAGCCCTCATCATCTTTGGACCTAAAAAATTACCTGAAATCGGTCGCGCCTTTGGACAAACGTTGAAGGAATTTAAGAAGTCAACGCGTGAATTAACGGACGATGTCATGAAGGATGTTGAAGAGGAAAAACAAAAATTGACTAAATAA
- the tatC gene encoding twin-arginine translocase subunit TatC yields MEDKELQLVDHLDELRKRIIISAVAFVVFFIVGFSNMEKIYDWIVKDLNVKLIVLGPSDIIWVYFMIATVIAIAGTIPVLATQLWMFVKPALKPIERKITLSYIPALFLLFIVGIAFGYFIIFPMVLEFLVNLGADMFVTNFTAEKYFRFLLNMTLPFGVLFELPAVVMFLTSLGIVNPFVLAKIRKYAYFVLILIAIVITPPDFMSDFVVTLPLLLLYEISINLSKVVYKKRMKKLAEQEEEFAEA; encoded by the coding sequence ATGGAAGATAAAGAATTACAATTAGTTGATCATTTAGATGAGCTGCGTAAACGGATTATCATTTCCGCAGTTGCGTTTGTTGTTTTTTTTATTGTTGGATTCAGTAATATGGAGAAAATCTACGATTGGATCGTTAAAGATCTTAATGTCAAATTGATTGTACTTGGTCCAAGTGATATTATTTGGGTTTATTTTATGATTGCCACTGTTATTGCGATTGCAGGTACCATCCCGGTGTTAGCTACCCAATTATGGATGTTTGTGAAACCGGCACTAAAACCTATCGAAAGAAAAATTACTTTATCCTATATTCCAGCATTGTTTCTCCTTTTTATTGTTGGAATTGCTTTTGGCTACTTTATTATTTTCCCAATGGTGCTCGAGTTTTTAGTTAACCTAGGAGCGGACATGTTTGTAACGAATTTTACAGCTGAAAAATACTTCCGCTTTCTTTTGAATATGACCCTTCCGTTTGGAGTTTTGTTCGAACTCCCAGCGGTCGTGATGTTCTTAACCTCACTCGGAATTGTTAATCCGTTCGTTCTAGCAAAAATTCGTAAGTACGCTTATTTCGTTTTAATCCTAATCGCAATTGTGATTACACCTCCGGATTTTATGTCGGATTTTGTAGTAACACTACCATTGTTACTTCTCTACGAAATCTCTATTAACTTATCGAAGGTGGTCTACAAGAAACGAATGAAAAAGCTTGCGGAACAAGAAGAAGAGTTTGCAGAAGCATAA